TAGATTTGACGATAGTTCAATCGATCTAAATTCAGAATAAATCACCTATGGCACAGGTCTCAATTAAAAAAGAGTTTTGGGGAAAGGTAGATGACCATGACGTTTACCTATTCACCTTAGAAAACAAACAAGGCACTAAAGCGCAATTCACCAATTTCGGAGCCCACTGGATCAGTTTATTTACAGCAGACAAAAACGGACAATTCACAGATGTTTTAGTAGGGAAAGACTCTTTAGAGGGTTTACTGAAAGAACATCCTTTTTTTGGCTCAATTGTCGGGCGTTATGCCAATAGAATAGCCAATGGTAAGTGTCAGATCGATGGAAAAGAATATGAGTTTGCAATCAATAACGGACCTAATCATTTGCATGGAGGGATCAAGGGCTTTGATAAGTATGTATGGCATGCTGAAGCTTTGGATGATGCTGTTCGCTTTAATATGATCAGCCCAGATGGCGATGAGGGATATCCAGGAACACTACAGGTTTCTGTTACCTATACGCTGACAGAAGAAAATGAAATCAAGATTGATTATCATGCCACCACAGATAAGGTAACGGTTATCAACCTGACCAACCATGCTTACTTCAACTTAAAAGGAGATGGCACAGCCCTCAACCACCTAGTTGAGCTAAATGCCAGCAAATATACACCCACTGGCGACACCTCTATCCCAACAGGTGAACTGGCTACTGTGGCAGGTACACCAATGGACTTTACCAAAAGTAAACCTTTAGGACAAGAAATTGACGTTGACTTCCAACAACTCCAATTTGGACATGGCTATGACCATAACTATATCATAGACAAACAACCCGATGAATTGGGGTTTGCGGCAAAAGTAATTGAGCCAGAGTCAGGACGAACGCTAGAAGTACTGACCACAGAACCTGGTGTACAATTGTACTCTGCCAACTGGATCGGTGGGTGTGAAGCAAAAGGTGGCAAAATTTTGAATGATCGTGATGCCTTTTGTCTTGAGGCTCAAAAATTCCCAAATAGCCCCAACCAACCGACATTCCCTTCTGCTACCTTGAAGCCAGGTGAAACTTACCGCCAGACGACTATCTATAAATTCGGCCATCAATAGTCAACCTACGATAGCTAGTATATAAATAGACCCCGAAAGTCCTGATCCGGCTTTCGGGGTTTTGCTTTATGTTAAATTCCATTTCCAGTCAACCATCCTTCCTTATATATTCACCAACAAATGTTCATTCATTGATGAATATTTATTATTTTATATAAATAAAACAAGGTTATGCATTTCAGGTCTTCACCTGCATATCTCTCTTAACCTTAAAAAAATCTATTTGGTGAAGGCTTCATTCAGCACGTAGAAGACCCATTTCGCTTGTGATCCTAAAAACATCCAAGACTTACACAACACAGCTATACTACCTCAATAAATATAACAATACTAACATGAGCCATGCACTTTTAATGAAATACACCAATGATTCATCTCGGTTCTTAACAATCGAAGGAAACCTTATCCATTATCAGATAGATGGACCTGAAGACGGCTACCCGCTTGTCATGCTCCATGGCTCGTTTTCATCACTCCATACTTTTGACAGCTGGACTGAAATCCTGAAAGATACTTTCCGAATCTACAGGTTTGATCTTCCTGGGTTAGGGCTCACTGGGGCGATTCAGTCACAAGACTATAGCATCAAGAACCTGATGCGATATCTCGATATTTTTCTGAGTCGGATGAACATCCACACTTGCTGTTTGATTGGCAGCTCACTAGGAGGCTGGATTGCTTGGGAATATGCCTTGCTCTGCCCCTCCAAAGTCAAGCAATTAGTCCTGATAAGTCCTGCTGGGTTTATAGACAGAGAGAGTATTCCACTACCCTTCAGAATGGCCCGCACTCCTTTTATTCATCATATTATCAAATATGCCATCAATCGCTCCATGTTGGAATCTTTCGTAAAGGAAGTTTTCTATAACCAGAATAAGATAACCAATGAGCTTGTCGACCGCTACTTTGACCTTTTTTCAAAGGAAGGTTCCGCAGAAGCCTTTTATATCTTTGTAAACCAAAACTTCCACGAAAACACCCGTTTTCTGAAAAACATCTTATGCCCTACCTTGATTATTTGGGGAAAAGAAGACAAATGGATTCCTGTCAAAAATGCCCATAAATTTCATCACCTGATTCCTAACAACCATTTGGTCATCTACGATTTTGCTGGGCACATCCCTATGGAGGAGATTCCTGAAGAAACTGCCGAGGACTTGCTTGAGTTTCTCTCCAAACACCTTTCCACCAAGGTTCGTCCCACATCAAAGCCTAAGAAAGTCTCCAGCACATTCAACCAATAAGTGCTATTAACAAGTCATTTATTTTAGTTTTAAGCCTCAATTTTAGACTAATTTTATAGATAAAATCACTTAAAATTGTGTAAAATTGACACCTTATTAGATGATTTCTTGAATAACTAAACTATTACCG
This portion of the Limibacter armeniacum genome encodes:
- a CDS encoding aldose epimerase family protein, translated to MAQVSIKKEFWGKVDDHDVYLFTLENKQGTKAQFTNFGAHWISLFTADKNGQFTDVLVGKDSLEGLLKEHPFFGSIVGRYANRIANGKCQIDGKEYEFAINNGPNHLHGGIKGFDKYVWHAEALDDAVRFNMISPDGDEGYPGTLQVSVTYTLTEENEIKIDYHATTDKVTVINLTNHAYFNLKGDGTALNHLVELNASKYTPTGDTSIPTGELATVAGTPMDFTKSKPLGQEIDVDFQQLQFGHGYDHNYIIDKQPDELGFAAKVIEPESGRTLEVLTTEPGVQLYSANWIGGCEAKGGKILNDRDAFCLEAQKFPNSPNQPTFPSATLKPGETYRQTTIYKFGHQ
- a CDS encoding alpha/beta fold hydrolase — encoded protein: MSHALLMKYTNDSSRFLTIEGNLIHYQIDGPEDGYPLVMLHGSFSSLHTFDSWTEILKDTFRIYRFDLPGLGLTGAIQSQDYSIKNLMRYLDIFLSRMNIHTCCLIGSSLGGWIAWEYALLCPSKVKQLVLISPAGFIDRESIPLPFRMARTPFIHHIIKYAINRSMLESFVKEVFYNQNKITNELVDRYFDLFSKEGSAEAFYIFVNQNFHENTRFLKNILCPTLIIWGKEDKWIPVKNAHKFHHLIPNNHLVIYDFAGHIPMEEIPEETAEDLLEFLSKHLSTKVRPTSKPKKVSSTFNQ